The region GAAATATCGCTGGTTCCTTCTTGTGTTCAGCATGGGCTACATTCTGACGTGGGTGGCTTTTGGTGGAATCTACTATTTTGGCGCGTGGTTGCGTGACGACATTGCTCATGTTGATGACCCATTATGGCAACCATGCTATGAAAATGTAGATGGCTTCCTTTCAGCCTTGTTACTGTCTTTGGAAAGCCAAAGGACAATTGGTTATGGATTCAGGATGGTGACAGCTAGCTGCCCAGAGGGACCAGTTCTCCTGATGATGCAGTCCATCCTTGGCTCCATTATTGACGCTCTGCTGGTCGGCTGCATGTTTGTGAAAATCTCTCGCCCACAGCAGAGGGCCCAGACTCTGATCTTCAGCAAGCAATGTGTCATATGTGAACGAGATGAGATGCTGTGCATGCTCTTCCGTATTGGAGATCTGAGGGAGAGTCATATGGTTGATGCTAAGATCCGAGCAAAGCTGATCAAGTCCAGACAGACCCAGGAGGGTGAGTTCATTCCACTGGAGCAGTCAGAAATCAACCTGGGCTATGACACTGGGGGAGATAGGCTGCTCTTGGTGGAACCTCAGACCATTACCCATGTTATCAATAAAAGGAGCCCCTTCTGGGAAGTGGGATTCGACCGTTTAAAGAGGGAGAGCTTCGAGATCATTGTCATCCTTGAGGGCATAGTCGAAGCATCAGGTTTGTAGACAAATATTTTTGTTCTCCTGCTATACTGAGTTTGATTTTCATTGTAAATTAAACCGTAAGAAAGTGTGCAATGACCTACAGattttcaaaaatatatatCAGTGCTGTGTTGATATTTTCTTGTTGTTCCACTGAGCTTTTGTTGTGTTGCAGGAATGACCTGCCAGGCAAGAACCTCATACACTGAGGATGAAGTCCTCTGGGGACACAGATTTGAGTCCTGCATTTCCTTAGAGAAAGAAGCATTCCGTGTGGACTACAGCGCATTTCATAAGGTCTTTGAGGTGCAAATGTCCTCCCTCAGTGCAAAAGACAGGAATGCAGcaaaggaaaagaaggaaatattttaaaagttgCATTTAACATCCGACAaagctattttaaaaaaaatttttgaACATTAAATATACTAAAGTTTCATGTGGTTTCAGGGCACTGTAATTTATTGTTATATTGTGGTGGGGATGCAGGTACCTCTCACCCAGGTGGATTATGGGTTGGGGTGGCGTGTTCTGTTTTCGGCGCACTGTTAGCATTTAGTCAATTGAGTTTTTAGGTTTATaaagaaaacaaggaaaaactgcTCTGAGTCTTTCTTCGTCGTGCCACAAATTAAGTTTTGTTGGAAATTTTAGTCTGTGTTTGTATTGTATTCCATGAATGGTTTTATATTGTGTTCATGtattcaaaaataaaatcatcaaagtatttcagttgtgtttctgtgtatAATGGCAAGAggtttttaaatctattttaagTTGCCCACATTTCTCCGGCCCACAAGATGGCGCTAATACACgcaaatgcaaaataaatattcaaaccttaaaaagagaagaagtaTTGTCAGAAGCGCGGCATGATGGGATATCAAAGTCCTCCGGCGGCGCGTTACCGCCATGTCGCCTAGAGAAAAGCATTTAGCCATCCTCTCTGCTTTAGGCCTCGTTACTTTAGCGTTTTATTATATTCCAGTGTTTCTctatcttattttatttctcatAGTTTGTTGCATTTTGTGGTATTATCACAACGGTGAACTACTTCCAGCCAGGTTGGGCCTTTATCCGCGGGTGAAATTAAACGTCCCATTTGGGATCCGGCGCTGgctggggggttggggggcaaCCGGCGTGTCGGTTGCACAGCGGAAAAGAAGTAAGAGTAGCAAAAACAAGACCGCGGTCCGGGAGCCAGAGAGTAACTTTGGAGTAACTGGGGTCTACCGGAGAGAATCGGAGActgaatcatttattttcagCCCTCGGGATTTTCTCATGGGGAGTTACATCGGTAAACCCGAAAGTCCTCCCGCTGCCTCCGGGAGGCCGAGAGTGATGAGAAATCCCCGAGAACAGCTCCGGGAAAAGCTGTCCAGACCGAACCATGCAGTTTATACTCCAAACCGGA is a window of Takifugu flavidus isolate HTHZ2018 chromosome 14, ASM371156v2, whole genome shotgun sequence DNA encoding:
- the LOC130537093 gene encoding G protein-activated inward rectifier potassium channel 4-like, which encodes MASNQRQRYVTKEGKCRVNLGPIEDKSRFLSDIFTTLVDLKYRWFLLVFSMGYILTWVAFGGIYYFGAWLRDDIAHVDDPLWQPCYENVDGFLSALLLSLESQRTIGYGFRMVTASCPEGPVLLMMQSILGSIIDALLVGCMFVKISRPQQRAQTLIFSKQCVICERDEMLCMLFRIGDLRESHMVDAKIRAKLIKSRQTQEGEFIPLEQSEINLGYDTGGDRLLLVEPQTITHVINKRSPFWEVGFDRLKRESFEIIVILEGIVEASGMTCQARTSYTEDEVLWGHRFESCISLEKEAFRVDYSAFHKVFEVQMSSLSAKDRNAAKEKKEIF